Genomic DNA from Solanum pennellii chromosome 3, SPENNV200:
ACTTATTTAAAGATATTATACAAAAGCTCAACTTGTCATGTTAATAGCAatccaaaattaattaatttacatgcaaaattaattaatactgTTTAGAACAATATATTGGGTTAGGTGAAAGTGAGTGGTTAAGGGAGTTGTTAGAGCTGATGCAATCTTTTTTTCTCTGTcattactatatatattatagacCTAGTCCGGCAGAGATTAATTTGGAGGAATTCAAATGTTGGTTGGCAGAGGCGAAATCAGGATATTCAATGAGGGGTTCAAAATTTGTAGAAATAGATAGCCGAAGAGGattcgacatctactatatgtacgtataaacttattttaacctaaataatataatttttcgtcAAAGAAGGTTCGGATGAACCCCTTGTATGAAGGTAGCTCCGCCCCTATTGGTTGGAGCAATTATGGTGCTTATtgcttaattaaattaagggaCCATATGTGGTGTGACTGGGCTCAACAAGTGGTACAGTGTACCAGTTTTGATTTGCATTTACTTTGTTTGTCTTGGGGTCCAGTAGTGGGCTTAGCTTGCTAGTTACAAGTGAAAATATCTACTTCAGGAGATTAGTCAACTGCTCAATATATGTATCGTAATGTGTTAGGGCATTTGTTTTTCGTCCTTGGTACCAAAGTCTGCATTAATTCCGAAAAATTATCGATCTAGAATTATTGATCCGATGTATGGACAAAATTATAACATCCAAACAATAGTGTATATAACGTGAATCCACTTAAGTAGGAGAAAATTGGCATAATACAGGAAAGTGTGACAAGAAGCCCAAAAATATGACTAGttcaacttaaaatttattgttCTATATGATGAGTATGACCCTAAAgtccaaataattaaatacgCCATCCAATTGCAAGGCATTGACCAAGTTAATTTATTTAGGCATGTTGATTTTGTAGCTGTGCATGAGTCATGATGTATAGCTTATTATATATCTTACTCCTATAACTTCATGTGCAATTTTCACTCAACACAGATTCCTTTGAACTTGTAGAGAAGAAATGGCAGTTGGTATTGTCCCAACAAGTGAGGGTTCCGCGGATTACAATGGAAGGATTACGTGGTTTGTGGTGTTATCATCCATCGTTGCTGCAACCGGAGGAATCATCTTTGGTTATGATATCGGAATTTCAGGTATGTTTCCTCAAAGATATTTTCTCGAATTGGTTGTTGGCTTGTTGCTAACTTTTACTCATGTGTTTTACAGGAGGAGTGATCTCAATGGCGCCGTTTCTGAAGAAATTCTTCCCACAAGTGTTCACTAAGATGACAACTGTAACCGAAATAAGCAACTACTGTGTATTTGACAGCCAACTGCTGACCTCTTTCACTTCCTCTTTATACATTGCTGGTCTTATTGCTTCCTTCTTCGCCTCACCAGTCACTCGTACATATGGTCGTAGACCATCAATTATAATCGGTGGAATAGCATTTCTCATCGGTTCTGCTCTTGGAGGTGCAGCATCCAATATCTACATGTTATTACTTGGTCGAATCCTGCTAGGTGTAGGTGTTGGTTTTGCAAATCAGGTACACTTTCTCCTCCTATGAACgcgtttttttcttcttcataaattGTACTACTTACTACCTATTTCGTAACATATGTCTGAACTATGGCTGCAGGCAGTCCCTTTATACCTTTCGGAAATGGCACCTGCTAAGTACAGGGGATCTTTCAATATCGCGTTCCAATTATGTGTAGGAATTGGAGTACTATTTGCTAGCCTTCTTAACTACGGTGTTCAAAAGATTAAAGGTGGTTGGGGATGGAGAATTTCCTTAGCGATGGCTGCAGCTCCTGCTACATTTCTAACAGTAGGAGCATTTTTCCTCCCAGAAACCGCAAACAGCCTAATTCAACATGGAAATGATCATCAAAAAGCTAAGAAGATTCTACAACGTGTACGTGGTACAACCGATGTCCAAGCAGAACTGGATGATCTCATCAAAGCAAGTGACAACTCAAAAGCCGTCAAGCATCCTTTCAAGCAAATCATTAAACGGAAATACAGACCCCAACTTGTTATGTCaatactaataccattcttccaACAGGTGACGGGGATCAACGTGATCTCCTTCTACGCTCCAATTCTGTTCCAAACAATAGGCCTTGGCGCGAGTGCATCACTTATGTCTGCTGTGGTGACAGGTGTGGTAGGCACCAGCGCGACTTTCTTAGCATTGTTGATAGTTGACAGGGTGGGGCGAAGGGCTATGTTCAGTTTCGGGGGAATCCAAATGTTTGTATCACAAATGTTGATAGGGATAATAATGGCAGTTAAGTTGGGAGATCATGGAGTGTTGAGCAAGGGGTATGGGCTATTGGTTTTGGTATTGATATGCATATATGTTGCAGGTTTTAGTTTTTCATGGGGTCCATTAGGATGGTTAGTTCCAAGTGAAATATTTCCATTAGAGATAAGGTCAGCAGGACAAAGCATAACAGTGGCAGTGGGGTTAACATTCACTTTTATAATTGCTCAAACTTTCTTGGCTATGCTTTGCCATCTAAAATCagggattttcttcttctttggggCATGGGTTGCAATTATGACTGCATTTGTCTACTTATTTTTGCCAGAGACAAGGAATTTGCCTATTGAAAATATGGAAAGCATATGGAGGGATCATTGGTTTTGGAAGAGATTTGTTTGTGATGAACAAGACTATGACAAGAGTGACACTACTTATACTAGTATAAGTTAAACATATCTCATGTTGGATATTTAATTATAAGTTATGGTTTGTAATTTGATCCTGCATCTAGGGGAATTATACATCTTTAGTTTGATAGTCTTTTTGTCAATGTACTCAATAGTAATGGCACCTATTATTTTCCATTCATGAAAAGTGGCTAATTTGATATTTAAGCAAAACACAATGACGActtcttttattctttaatcatcgcatcttttaatttaactaattcaaattaatGCAAGAAACCAGATCAAGAATTTCTTTATTCCTACATACTATAGTTGTTTTGGACAAAAATGATGCAATAATGCAAAGATGCGCATGTAAAATTTCGTAATTTAATATTACATTTGTCTTAATTTACGtgacttattttatttttcaagagtCAAACAGCTGAAGTTTGACCGAGAATTTGTtcatcaaatatataaattttttaaaataaaatttttgtatttataaactacataaaattataagctagaataattgataattaaaaagtatataaaatatttactataaAAATAGACTTATTTGAATCGTGTTCGACCCTCAGTCCTTCACTTGTGGTGAAGGATTGAATCTCATTCCTCTCCCCCTAAAAAAagactagaaaaaaaaattatttgtcctCCCTCATTGTAGGTAAACTAAACATAGGGCATGTTATCAtgcaattaaataaaaaaggtcAAATTAATAGCAAAGGAAAATAGGAACGATGAGATAAGCGTAGGACGCGTTGCAGCgatatattaattatcatttgcTCATTAGCTGGAAGCTCGTTACCTTAGTTGACTGCTAAAATAGAAACCAAATATATCTTCGATTATACTATCTTAAAAGCATAAACTTTCAAATGTGAatattaaattactataatattcctaattaaaaatatttaattatttaattatgttatattaaaaGTTGATACCTTTTCACGTAAATGGATTGTGACTTTTGCAATGAATTGTGATATTTCCAATGACTTATGACTTTTCAATTAgattgtgattttttcaaaaggTTGAAATTTTTCAAACGGATTATGATACCTATCTCTTTAAGGGgaataaagaaggaaaataatagagagaaaaaaataggagatacttattttattttagattcgcgatatatgtcattttttttcgaaaaaacTAAATAGCAATTACTAAATGTTTCGGCCAGTTGATGTAATAGTTTGGCTATACTTGGGaattacttaattttaactaatctaatttttacttttctctTTTGCCCAAAAACAAAGAGTAGCAAATTGTAATTATGGaaagtttatttgaaattaatcaattttgGAAACCTGCGTTTCCTATTCCTACACAAATTAGTCTTTCTTCAAAGTGTATAAAAGCATCACCAATAATCTTTTCTATTCATTCACTTACAATTGCAAGAAGATGGAGATTCCACAAATTACCTTCAATGAGTTTGAAGTTTGGACAGATGATTTTATCATTCCAAAGTCCATCAACTTGAAGAGCATTGTCAACTCATCTACCAGACCATTATTCTTGATCGAAATTCGGATTCAAGAATTCGTTCAGTACCTGTCAAAGAAAGGGGATTCCATCGTTGAGGAACCTCGAGGTCCATTTATCACGGAGTCTTACTATTTGCCGAGTAATGCCGTGATTCGTGACAATGCTGCTCCCGATGATAGTCTTTGTGAAATACTAAGCTCTGTAGGTCTCCCTTTGCACAGAATGTTGCCCATCATATGGGAACTCTCTTCTTTTGCTCGGACTATGATGTCTCTACCAGCCAATTTGGGCCGCCCTTTGCTACCGATAGTTCTCGGCATTGCTATTAACCATTGGGATCCTAAAGGCTCCACAATCACGCATCACAGAATTAAACATGAACGTGTTTGTCTAACGCCGTTTTTGGGTATAAGGTATAAGGTTGAAGCATAGTACGAAAGTATCAAATTCAATTTACCAAGAAAGCTATGCATATAATCTTGATTAGTTTTTAGTTTCAACCAACGGTTTGTAAGCTTCAAGCCATTTGATAATGGATTTTcaatacttatatatatatatgttgccGCATATAATTAATAGTACTTGTTATTAATAGATATTTCAATTTATACATTGTTTCATAATATTAATGGGATACGTAGTCGAACTTTCATCATATTTGTTTCAATTGCTTGGTTTTCTAATAAATTACTTCTCCGGTAATAGCTAGTACTTCTCCAATTGTAACTTGCAATTTGCCAAATCATAATGTAATCAAAGCATTGTAATTTGGAGAATTTTACATAGCCAGAAGTGCACATCACACTTCATCTTAATTACAAAATCAAGACATGTTTAATCTTAGAATAGAGAATGCACGTTATGTAGTGTTTAACTAGATATTTCGAGTTTGAGTTCCCCTGGTAAGGAGTTGTGTTTGTTAGGGCTCAATGTGAGACTTCTTGGCGCGAATTGTGTTTGTTAGGGCTCAATGTAAGACTTCTTGGCGCGAATCCTGATTTGATTGGGCTCTAACGAACACAATACAGGGTGAGAAAccagaaagaaaaagaagaaaaacaaactcAAAAGAGACAAATTGATTTGTTCTCTCTGTTTCACAATGAAGTCATTGGATCTAGCAAGTGCTTCATCATTACTGTAATAACCTTCAAACGAGTTATTATTAAACAATTATAGACGGTTTCGCATATTCAATTAGGTTGTtttgattcaaaaattatatctaTTTTAAAGATCTatagaaattattaatttagaactcgcttatataaaaagattaaaattctAATCCATAAACTTTTGGCTCCATATCTACCTTCACCATGGGATTAGGGATATGATCCTCTAGGTCCTATTATTTAATTTGCGATACTTTCGAGACGTATTTTTGTGAGGTATGTTCATATTAagatcaattaattatttctttagaCATCTAACTCgtaaatcagaaaaaaaaaaatacaataataacatatatcAATGAAATTTTACGAGGATAGAGTAATACCTCGTATAagctttatattttttttggcttTTGCCACCATTATTAATATATCATTCTTGTGCAAAAATTTTGTTAATAGGAACCAAAGAAGAATGGCTTACGCATATGGCCTTacttatatgaagtatatgtataattcaagCTCGGAAAATAGTTATTGTTATAgatatatcaaatttatttctttaattatttttgcaaGTGTGTACATAGTTTTAATGTAGATGTAAacgtaataattttattttttatgggataaatcatgttttatgataaattcttaacataattgtattgatttcttaatgaattttgataattcaTACAAACTTGAAGTATACGTTATTATTAGCTACGTATCAAAATTTGTtactctttttaaaattaaattgttgcAAGTTTATATATAGTTATAGTGTAATTGAAATAAGACTTGAAGAATATTTAACATTAGCTATAAGTacaattttgtttcttttaaaattaatttgttgtAAGTAAGTACATAGTTATAATGTGAACTgaaatacaataaatttattttctaggttaaattttctattataatttaaagtaatttcatattgaattttgaattattttgtacATGTTTCCGAAATAAATGACATTGTTGGAAAATATGGGTATCTCTTTTAccccaaaataatttttatataattaaaattaggcAAAGGAGAGTGGGTGTGAAATTTTTCTTTGCCCGgcaattttattattctttttatgttataaataatttgtattatagtgaatgtctaattatgtggagtcattgtaggatatggttaggaatcctacttggggaccaagtaaggttttctctataaataaagggttttcctaaataagatttgtgaaagatctatgaatcgtgaatatacttcaagagaaataagaagtcttttctcttctccctaccttcttcttcttctaaatttatacagtttcataacattttatttatttttcgtaattattttattttaaagattcaGCATTATCTCTacaatcttttttattataCTATAACTTTGCTATCTGAGAGAGAATTATAACGAACTTGAAAAGCGCGCTgttaagaattttaaaaaagtataacAGATGAAGTCTTGCTGGATAAATCTTTATCATTCACAAATCACaagtattttaatatatttgaatcatcatttatctaataattattttttctccttcCAAGTAGAATTTTAATATTGTAGCAAATCACACTTGAAAGTTGACATGTTATAAAATAACTCTATATAT
This window encodes:
- the LOC107012845 gene encoding hexose carrier protein HEX6-like gives rise to the protein MAVGIVPTSEGSADYNGRITWFVVLSSIVAATGGIIFGYDIGISGGVISMAPFLKKFFPQVFTKMTTVTEISNYCVFDSQLLTSFTSSLYIAGLIASFFASPVTRTYGRRPSIIIGGIAFLIGSALGGAASNIYMLLLGRILLGVGVGFANQAVPLYLSEMAPAKYRGSFNIAFQLCVGIGVLFASLLNYGVQKIKGGWGWRISLAMAAAPATFLTVGAFFLPETANSLIQHGNDHQKAKKILQRVRGTTDVQAELDDLIKASDNSKAVKHPFKQIIKRKYRPQLVMSILIPFFQQVTGINVISFYAPILFQTIGLGASASLMSAVVTGVVGTSATFLALLIVDRVGRRAMFSFGGIQMFVSQMLIGIIMAVKLGDHGVLSKGYGLLVLVLICIYVAGFSFSWGPLGWLVPSEIFPLEIRSAGQSITVAVGLTFTFIIAQTFLAMLCHLKSGIFFFFGAWVAIMTAFVYLFLPETRNLPIENMESIWRDHWFWKRFVCDEQDYDKSDTTYTSIS